Genomic DNA from Telopea speciosissima isolate NSW1024214 ecotype Mountain lineage chromosome 2, Tspe_v1, whole genome shotgun sequence:
AAAATCGGACCGCATCGAACCGACAGATATCCAAACCAAAAATCGAACCCAATGaaacgttaaaaaaaaaaaaaaaaagttagtaTGAGGTATATGAATGAGTGAATTAATTATCCATTTCTAATTGTAAAAGGAATTATTGCTAATCAATGAGCATATGGCTTTAAATAGGGAACgcaattgatttgtaacaatgcctCCACTCCTTGTTtattatacaaaattagttaGAAGAGTAATTGTTTGTTAAAACTTGGATATAGTGCTTGTATGTGACTCTTCAATGCTTTAAGGCCTTACTCTAACATCTTTAGCTTGTTATATTTATGAGTATACCACTGAAAGTATGATTTGACATAATCACATGTAGACAGAATCTATACATGATATTTAGTAGGGGTGCCAATACCCAACTTGAACCGATGAAACCGGTCTGGACCATATTGGatcgaactcttaatggttcaaGTTCGatttgtggatccagagaggtaaacggtttggtttggtttagactagcccgacggtgcaccggtagtccaaaccgttaggcccgaatccaaaccgaaccAACCCAACCCGATAAATGTgtaaatcagtaaatgcctaatgccccattgcctcctagatgtgttgtgatagtttatcactttatctcatatcatttgttagtgattacccaaccaattgtattcATAGGCCCTAGGACATAGGacacaaagatgcattgtatttgaaatattttatgtatttaaaagagaaagaaaagaaaaattagcattaaccggaccttactagttatataaaacctataccaaaccgaatccaaaccgatatcaatcCATTATCATAAACTGAAATcaacacgaaaccaaaccgcaccaaaaccaaacatttcttaatggtttggtttcgatttctataaaagtcacaccgaaaccaaaAAGCCCAAACCGAAACCCACCCAAAcaggcccgttgacaccccctAATATTTAGGGATATTTTAATGAATCCGAAAAATATGTGGTGCTTAATGATAACATATTTCGACAAACTTGCTTGCATCCATGGAATATTAGATGAGAGATGGTCATGAAATAATTGTTGAGATGACTATAAGAGGATTAAACATCCAATCTCATACCTTAAAAAAAGACCCATGATCCCTCTCATCATTGTTGTTGATTCATTTTCCTTTATATCAATCCCCACTAATACCGATTTCCCTCTCATAAGCCTCAAATGATTGCATAGAGATAGACATGTGGTGCTTTCATAAAAGCCACAAAAAGAAATCTTCTATAAAACCGAAAGACCCAAATGATGTCATTAAATCCGAAAACCCGAGCTTTAGGGTAAAAAGACAATAAACTCAGTAATCACACGTTACTTGATCCATGGCAAACTAAAACTCTATCCTGATCATGGAACTATACTCAATGTATTGATTCCTCCTAATTTTGGGTCATGAATGATTCATAGACAATCCATTCTGATACTATTTGACGACGTCCAATCCAAAAATCCGAGCTTCATAATGGTAAGACTACTCTTAGGGTAATAACCTAGTAGTCACATACTACCCGCTCAATGTAGGACTAAATCCTCCATTTTTTGCCATATAGCTGCACTCATTACATCACCAACTTAATAGGCTATGTATATCAAGGCGAACAAGCGTCAACCAAGTTAAACGAAGACAAAAATACATATGAAACTGATCATTATCAGCATTATATGGCACAATTTAGttaattttatgtatatataaaaattGGACCAAACCTTGGAGATAAGAGTTAAGCTGAGCTCTTCATTAATCAGGTTGAGAAGAGAAaatctacccccccccccccccaccaacacacatacacaaaaaaggaatgaagaagagaagatccATATTGTGATATTCATTTTCAAGTTGGTGGATGGTCACTATTTGCTTTTTAGACAAGCTTTTAAAACGTTTCAACCCCAAGATTTAATATGCTCCTTCATTAGGTTTGTCTGTGGTGCAAAGGACATCTACAAGAGTTATTATCCCATGGGGAAGCTTTTGTAATAGGAACACCCTTACATCATAGTTGAATTGGCATAACTGTAAAGACCATTTTCTACAAAGTTTAAGTATTGGGATTAATTTTGTAAAAGTAGAGggcaaaattataaaaatatggtATGGTATCAATATCTTTGAGGGAAAAACCATTTGATTGGTCGATATGGACCAATATTGATATACCAATGTTTATACTGATACAATATCTATCGGTCTGATACCGATGCCTAAATCATGGACAAGTTTGTGTGGTCAAATGGGTGGATTCTGTGTAGAGTTAGTGGGGCATACCTCTACGGTTctatttggaaaattttcacctcaatttgcctgcccatTAATTTCCTCAATTTCTTCTAATAAAGGGAGGTGGACCTCACCTTAGAAGTGTGTTTGGACAAGGAGTAGGATATGAGAAACTTTTCCATCAACTAAACCAATAATAGACGATCAAACGGTCCAGGATTCTCTTACGTGGACGACTAGTTTATGGCCAGTCCTGTATAGGCTGCCATATGTACTTAAGGACCTACTCAGAAATTCGCCAATTTGGAGTTTTTTCTCATAAAGGGAGATCCATAAATGCTATTTGATCAGTTTCGCCAAAAAGGATTCCAAACACTGGTATTTGATTGGGGATTGCAGAAATGCGTATGGAACCATTTTACCTTAGATACCCGTTAAGATTCTCGTTATGAATCGTTAAGATTTAGGAAGTAGGGATCCGTTCCATCAATTAGGGTCCCACATGAGGTGATATCTTACCTCACGAAAACTGACTACAGAACATCATTATTTACTAAATCAACGTTCAAGATAACTCTATCTGTATGGGTCCTACCGGTCCTATTATTTGTTAAATTACTAGTATCATACCCCAAACAAactttctatatatatatttaatggcGTTATTATTTTCCCTCGTTTTTAAAACcaaatttaaatttcaaaaacGAAGTAGCAAAAACAAACCCCACACACACATTACAcgatggaagaaagagaagactccGGTCCAACTCGCCCCGTTTCTCTTTCTTGGCCTCGTTCTCCTTGTCCGTACAACACATAAACCCTCTTTCTTTCAGCTCTGcaagagaaaaagggtttttgaaCTCTTTAGTTTTTGGATCGAGTTAGggttttttgataaaaagatATAATGTCGTTTCTGTTCTGATTCATGGTAATGTGCTCTAAACAGGGAGTGATTTTGGGTTCGTCCTCGGATTACTGAGGAGGATGGGGTGTTTCTTTGGATGTTTTCGCGTAAAATATGATAACCAGCCTCATGCTCATGTTGTCTCCGACGCAGTTGCATCGAAGAAGAGGGtatggttgattttttttttccctctcgtTTTCTTGTGATggattttctttcattttgaattttctgTAATAGGCTTGAACTTTTGGTTTATTTGATTGATGAAGAGAACACTGAATGGATTTCGTCTAATTCAGCAGGATGCTTTGCTATCAGGAAATAAACTAGGATCATTATTTCTGTCTGAAGGTAAATTCAATTGGTTTGACCTTTTAATTTGTTAGGAAATGTGGAGTTGGAGTTGGCTCTTTAGTTTGATGCAATAGTTGCTTTTGAATTTTGGCGGTTTATTGTTATCAGGGTTTTTATTTGAAGTATTTGATCATGTAGAAATTAGTAATCTTTGAGTATTTCACTTTTTCCCATTAGAAATTTACTCAATTGCTGACTATATTTGTGATTTTTTCCCTAAAGAGAGAGAATCGTCTCCTTGCAAAGGCACAGGATGTCATACTCTGGGTTCTGCTCTGCTTGAAAGAGATGGTGAAGTGAGGGAGCTCAGGGACGAGGTGTGTGTTCCATTTTTTTCCCCCCATTTATGTATGTGTATTAATTTTGCATTTCAAGATTGAATTGATGGTTTTTTGACCATATACAAGCTGTGAGAAAATGACAGTTTGtaaattttgttctttttgattATATTTTGAGTCTATGCTGTATCTTCATTTGCTTCCCTAAATGAGGGCCCTTCTTCTGTTCAAAAAGCTACATTTGGATTTTCAAAgaggattattattattattattttttaatgaaactCGAATTCTGATGGATTTCCACTCTAATCATGATAATATAGTGCTTATTTTCATAATTTCTATTAATATGCCTTTTGGTGATAGTTATTAGATTTTGAGGAGCAGATCGTGAAGTCTTAATTTATTTAGTATCATGCTGCTTAGTGGATCAAGTTGACAGATTAGTTTGCTTCCATTATTTTTTCTGGATATTCTCTTGTTCCCTAATTTTTGATCTATGGAACAGAAACTAAAAGTTCGTGCACAAACCACATCAATTTATTATCCATGATGTTACAGTGTGTTGACATTTCATGTGGTTTTTTGACAACTTTGGGGTTCTTGATTTCTGTTCTCCATTAGTGTCAGCCAGGTTGTGGAGGCTCACATACATCTGCATTTTCAATTCCCACTAAACCAGTGTATTAACAGAATTTGGTAATATAACtcatcagaaaaagaaataaacgaAATTTGCTAATATTGTTACACATACATCTGCATTTTCAATTCCCACTAAAACAGTGTATTAACAGAATTTGGTAATATAACtcatcaaaaagaaataaacgAAATTTGCTAATATTGTTTTTAGTCAGCCATAAAATAGTAGTGAGAGATGCTGATGTCATTAACTATAAAATGAAAGACAAAAGACGCACAGAAAATTGTATTGGAACCAGCATTTGTGGAGTTACATTACCAATGTGAATACATATTATACACTCAATTTCACCAATTGAGTGTGAAGTGTTTGACACTCAGCATCCACATAAGTAGATTCTCATTTTCCGAGTTGCTGCATAGCTTCTGAATACTCTTCAACTCCTATAATTTCCAAGTGAACTTGTATGGTTGAATCATCATCTTGGTTCTGCTTTGATTGTTAATGTGGACAACTTGATCTCCACTCCTGTAACTGAAGTAGAGAGGCTAGAAATGCAAAAACCAAGCCGTTTGAAGGGGTCCTTTTATAACTTAAAACATGCGGTGTATTACCTTTTCTTATAGTAGTTTAAGTTAATATTGATACCATGAGTGGTATAAACCTTCAGATGGATGATGATGGTATATGCCTTATGTTATGGCTGATGATCCCTTTTTTTAACTCTTCTTTTTCCCATGCAAATATagtttcattcactttcatgatCATGGATAATCCTCAGATAAGAAGTTGATAAAAGCTTCTGGAACTTCAGTATGCTGTTCCTTAGCCAAAGTTTTCCATACTAGAAGTTTGGCTATTCTTTTGTTTATGCCTTTGCCATTCTTTACTATCGTGCCCCCACATAATGAATTCATGCTTCAATTATAATTCCTTTGACAGGCGAAATTCCTTAAAGCCTGCGGTACACTCCTGGAAACTCCCGCAGAAATTCGAAAAGCATTGGAGAAAGTGAAAGATTCACCAACCAGTGATGGAGACTCACAACCTTCCAGGTTGCATTCATGGCTTTCCAGTTCTTCTGTCAAGAAACTCCACTGGGAGGAGCAACCTGATCAGGTTTCTATTTCCCCTGGTAAACTTCGTGAAGAACTGGGAGGGGAATTGGGTTCTCCTGAGCACGAGCCTAGCAGGTtgaatttctctcttttgtaAACTACTGTCTTGTCTTATTTCGCAACTAGTTGCATTGAGGAAATTGTTTGGTAAGCATGGAACTGGCCTATCATAAGGGGTATTTACGATAATGTGAGCATTGCCATCATATGTGTAGGTTGATTTATTTGATTGACTGCTACCATCCAacatcttttcttccttttgagtGTTCAGGATAGGtagaggaaaaataaaagagaaacatAAACCTCTTGGAAAAGATCTGTGAAGTATGGGGTAATGCTTATAGGATGTCTCTAATATGAGATTATCCTTCTGGCAGATTAATCATAGGATGATTTTGTATCATGAGTATAGCTATTTACTGATTTATTTCTCAATTTTGTATAGCTGACTGATATTTGACTTACTCCATTACTTCCCAAAGCTGTATGTCCAAAGGAGACATGGTAGAGCAGAACTTTATCAAAGAAGATAGCAAGGTTTCGGGCCCTGACACAGAAATTACAAATCCTGTTTGCACAATTAATAATGATAAACTCTCCTCAGTTACTCCTGAGCCTTTGACAGAAAATATCCAATCCAGGAACAAGAGTGTACGGTTTGAATGTGAGTATCCATCAGATGGTAAATGTTTTAAGCAATCTGATGTCCCAGGTAGTCATAATGGATCTAATTGTTCTCCTTATCCAACACCATTGAGGCTAACTGATGAGATGCAAACTCCTGGAACCATTTTTCCAGTAAGCCTAGAGAATCATGCAAATGGAAAGAATGCTCGAATCAGGTCCCAGTATGTCTATCCAGTTCTCAATCCTGTTGAGAACTTCTCTCAGTGGAAGGTTCTGACAGAAGAAGACGGTACTTACCAACAAATTGGTCATCAAAGAGAATCTTTTGAGCAGAGTGGACATGCAACTCCTCAGCGTACCTCTATTTCTTTGTCCAGTAGGTCAGAAATGTTTCATGATGGAGCAGCTACAGTTGGCAAAGACGTGAAGCTAGATGCAAGCTTGGCTCAGTGGCTAAAGCCATCTTTGCCAAAGAATGACAAGAATCAAAACAGTGGTGGTGGGTCTTTATCTATTGGGAAATCTCCTAAAATGTCAGACGAGGATAGGCCTATTATTGGGATGGTTGCTGCACACTGGAGCGCTGATGAGATTTCTCATGTCTCACCAAAGTGGTGGGATGGTAATGGAATCCCAAATTCAACTAACAAATACAAGGAGGTAATCTTATAATCTATTATTATGTATATTCATGTTCTTTTTTGTAACATCCATTTCTGGttactatttatttttatttttgggttttgagagTTTTATTGGGAAGGGGGGAATTCTGGTTACTAATATTTGAAATCCTCTATATAGGATCAAAGAGTAAGCTGGCATGCAACCCCATTTGAGGAGAGGTTAGAGAAGGCATTATCAGAAGAGAGTAATGTCTATCAAAGGTTAGTCATCTTTGTTTGCAGTCCAGTTTGATTTTGTGGTTTGGATTTTGTGACCAGGGTGCCCCATAGGATGTCAGTCTTGGTGTTGAGCTATCCTGCTACTAAATCTTTGGGGGTTTTTGATTCCACATTTTATATACATGAAAGTCATATGTTGATGCACTTTTGGGAAATTGATATACGGCGACTCCCTGAACTTATTTTGATAGTTATGAATGTAATGATATTGAATGTAATGATAAATTTTGGGGAAAAGATTTCTAGTTTGACCAACCGTGATTTCTTCCTATTTGTGCCGTGTGgaaggatgatgtggcaattcctACTTTGGATCTTTAGGGTGGATTGACCACGTGTCAGAATTCAGACCCTAATTCAGTCAGTTACCATCCCATATATGTCCATGCATCCCCTCATTAATCCGTGAACCCTCTTGGCAGTTGAGAACTTtttaatgctttattttgccatgtggaaaCTCTGTCTAGGCTTAAAATTAACAAGTGAACAGGAAACTGTGAGCTCTCCCTGTCCaccaaatttcagcctcataTGACTTGTACATAGTGATTCCCATATAACTCAGGGCCCTGTTGGGTCCAAcaatgcactttttttttttttttggacaatgTCAACTATGATATTAGCTGagagaacattttttttttaaaaaaaaaaaaatttgacaataTCAACTATGATATTAGGTGAGAgaacattttcttttaaaaattgcTTCATCGTTTCAATGAATGCATTTGTTTAAATTTTACAAAAATGTACCCAAAAGGAATTTGTATTAATTCACGATTGAAGATTGCAGGGATTTGGATATGGACAACACAGCTACCTCATGGATTGTGTAGCTTTCATGTTTAGATTCAACTGAAGCAACATGAAATTGAGAAAGATCAATAGAAGGTGTAAAAGAACAAAATATTGACCTGAATAGATTATGAAAACATAAATTTTAATGTAGTTGAAAGTATGAAAACTTGAAGCTGCTATGAATGGAGCCAGTGGTGTTTGGTCTTCCAAACTTGAAGTTTTAATATCTTGTGCCTTTTCGTGTATTTATTTtgacattgaatttgatttaGACCACTCCTTAGTCCTTACAAATGTCTTTTCGATGATAGGAAGCATATCAGTGGGAGGCCTATCATTTTTGAAGAGAATGAAGAGACTGACACTGCTGTATCTCGACTACATACTTCAGCACAACCAGAATCAGTAGTTTCGTTTTGATGATTGTGGCAATTTCAATACTGTTAATAGAATCAGGGTGATTGGTTTATTTTGCATTGCATGTGATGTGAAGGTGGGCAGAGATTTATCTCATGATGTTGCATTTGATCTTTAGGTTACTTGTTTGACTGGAGCTTATCCTGTGGACTGCTCCAGCTGATGTAAAAGATTACATTGACTTTTCTGCATCTGGACGAACAGGTTGGGTTCTCTGGTGTTAATCTCCTTGGTTGACTTCTGCTTGAGAACTCCTTGGGTCATAAGAAAATTTCCTGTTCAATGATGCATAAGAGGGGTGTATTGATTGAATATTGAAGAGTATTATTGAGCTCAATAATACAGCCTTGCAAATGTATTGTATTGATATTTGTGTGAAGTGCTGCTTCAGGCTATCTATATCTCTGGCAATCGCAATACTGCATGTTCAAGGTGGTTTTGCAGAATCTTCTATCAATCTACCTCATAGCCCTCCTGACCCATCTTGTGTTTGAAAAATGGTAATCTATGATCATGATTGCCTGGATTACAAGACAAAACCAATCTCTGCCACAATTCATCTATTTTCTAATGCAATGGTAAATCATATACTACACttaaaactagagagcaagggttgtaattcttttcttttaatggaAAGGTTCTTAAATTTTGGAGGGGGATGGGGTAGTTTTTTGGATGGCCTGTGCATTATGGAACCTTGCATAGTGTTAGCTGTTTAAAATTTATATGGAGTTAAAATTTGTGAACAGTGGTAGGCCCTTGGATCTcgtagggagaaagaatgctacctgggtgTGTGCGGTGTGCTGTCCCTGGTGACCAGACATAGAAGCAGGTGAAATGATAGACGAGCCCCCAAGAATGTAGAAGACTACCATTTTGATATTGCACCATTGAAAATATGCCTACCATTATCAAAATGGTagttttctctttcccttatttaAATGTCAAGTTTAAGATTGAAAGAAATTGATCAAATGGGGAAAAAAGCATTGAAAAAACCAGGAGTATTGATATTGTGTCGGTTAATAAATTTTTACCTAGATAGCTCACCCGGGTTCTAGCATCACTAATATCCAAGTTTCCAACTACTATCTGTTTTCAAATACAATACCATATATGATTTTAAGAATCGGGAAATGGGTCGATGAATCGGCCTATTTGTATCGGAAACAGCAGACTGTTCTCAATTTCCATTGAGCCTAATCGTTAAATTGGAATTGAATCGGGTGATTTGATCTGGATCAGCCCAATTCCATGTCATTTTTGCATATTCCAACTTGAATCGGAGCGATTCTTGAGCCAGTTCCTGTTTCTAAAGCTGATCGTATTTTCACCTCCAAATAGCTTAGAATCGGCATGATGGGACCGTTGCAGACTGATTCCAATCTGATCCAGATCGAAATcgaatttcaatttttaaaatcctGATCGTATAGGAAAGCTATCAACAATCAACCCGAGCTGGATATCCACAGTTATCAGGTCTGGGCTGCCTGTCTGTGGACAACTCAGTCGGAGATTGGGCTTTATTCCTTTACCTTAAAGCCCAATCTTCTCCAGTTTTGtagaaaggaaggaggagacaAGGAATGAATAAGTAAAGGGTTTAAGAACGGCTTACGGTCGCACAGCGGAAGTGGCCTCTGCACGCCGAAGTGATTGTCGGCTGCACCTgtggtcatttccatctttaTGGGGGTTATGGCGATCATTTCGTGCGCCTGACCTACGCatcctgtgtctaggcgcagagGTGGCATGTCCTGCGCGACCGAATGACCTTCTTTCCCCCCATAAGTAAATTAGTGAAAATTGAAGGGGTATCTCAGGGAAATAAAATGGTATACCGTTTTATAAATAGGTAAGAAAGTCACAGTGTGAAATAGGAGAGAAGAGCGAGGGGGCGAAAGAGCAAGAGGGATGGGAAAGGGGAGGGACTCGAAGCGGCAACCCGAAGAGCATgtggagaagaaaacaaaaagattcCTGAGTGGATTGTGATGGCAATATTGTAGTTTTCAATCTGAATCGTAAAGCGTCGAATTGCTGCTcgtctcttctttctcccttttcttccttCCATTGTTCAACCCTGCCACTTCGCTCTTCTCCGGCCTAGTGATGATTTACTCTTCTGAAGGCTATTCTATCTCTGTGTTCGTATGCGTGTTTAGTTTCATTTATTTATGTTGTGTTTTAGTATCTTGATGAGTCTGTCAAAACCCTAATTGAAATTCCTGTTAGCTGACAAGGGACATCAAGCATTAATCGATATTagtttgaccttttttttttgtgtaaattGAATAGTCTTGGAGCCATTAAAGGATTATTTGGATAATAATACCGATCAACGATGGATTGATGGTGTAGAGAATGATATCATTCATATGGGATTTACTTTGTCAGACTagggaagagaaaattttcGCTATCTCTGtctcatttgggttatttttttttatccatgttAATAATCCTTGCTAAAGAGAATAgatttttatgattattttccCCAATTTTTGCTATCTCTGTCTCATTTGggatatttttttgttttatccaTGTTAATTGTTTAATCTCTGCAGCCATTCGAAGTTATACCTGTTGTACAAGATGAAGATTACCCGATTGATGGGTCATGTTTGATTGCATCTAGAGTCGTGAGCAATCATAAAAGGTAACTAAACCAAGGAGTATAAATCACAAAGGACTGTTTGTTGGGAAGGGCTATGTAAGAGAAAGGAAGTTCCTTTAGAACAATGGCTAGAGGTTGAAGGGCAGACCTAACTACTCAGACATTAGACTAaactttatcaaagagaaatgtTCCTTTATTTGGAGGACCCCTAACCCCTAGCATTTGAATGGATGCCCTAAGTAAATTTAGTCAACAACTAGACTagttttttcaaaacaaaaaacccgGGACTTCCAATTGTGGTAGAGGATCCCACTTAGACTGTACGTTTATAAAACACCTTATTTCTATAGTAAAAAAGAAGAGTTACAAGAGGTTTTTCAAAccagaaattatttttttcttctttaagtaTTTCTAACTACGAATTTGCTGGATTTTCATAGATGCATTGCTCATCGCgtcaaaataaatgaattctagttgcaatttcaatttaataTTGGTTTCTTTCCTTAGGACCTAACCCCAAGTTCCTAACAGTCTGCAATGTAATCAAGTTCAAACTGAAGAAAAGGGGGAAATGTTGTTTGTATTTTGTTGTTGGGTGGACTTAAATAATCTCTAATACCTGCTGGGAAAGCTTCAAAATGGTGGACTGCCCAGCTGGATTACTTTACACAATTTGGTCAAGTTATTCTTTGTCAAAATCAGTGTAAAATTTTAGGTCtcatgttttctgtgccgcagcgtaggctgcatctagacacatgggcctgccactcagggggggtagggtagtcattgcacccacccccatgtgtctgggcgcagcctacgcccccggcacagagaacattctcccaaaattttattgaagagGGAAAAGGAGATACATGTGCTTGACATATTGATATCTCTACCATCAAGCATCCTTCACAACTAAAAGGGGAAGGTCATTAGGGAGCTCCTCTAGCAAAATTAGCTAGGGTTTACTTCCTTTGGCATGATCAACTTCAACTATTTGAAGAATTATAGTAACAACCTTAaaggaaaatcaatgaaacCCAAAAAGATTTTATTAGAACAGGGAAGAAGCAATCGATCGATGattctgtttgttttttttttttttttttttttttgaccccTATCAAATGTAGGTGAAGTGGCAAACCCAGGTATGGTTCTTATTTTGGAGCTCCAAACATTTATGGAATCACAAAAGTAGTAGTCAACTAAGAGCAGAGTCAATAGGTGAATAACAAAGCCATGTACAGTTCTGGTTATGGGTCAACAACATTTACGAATCCACTTGACCCAAATAACCACAGTATTTTTCTGGTTGAGGCCAGCAGTTTCAACTATAGTTTCAGAAATCAGATTGGAAACATTGAAGCATCAAATACAACTTATATTCTGTCCTTATTTTACTGGTGTGCCTCTAAGAAGAAAATGAGGGTAGATTTAAGTTGGATTTCAACTAGTTAACATGAAAATTGACTCTTTTTTAGTTACCACTTTTTATTAAGGGATGCAACTTCCTACCATCCATCCTCTAATTCTGGAAGTCCAACAAAGTGCAACCCCATCCTCAGGCCACTGAAACCTATTAAATTTCTGAACTTTTGGGAAGCGAAAGCAAGAAAACCT
This window encodes:
- the LOC122649477 gene encoding protein JASON isoform X1 produces the protein MEEREDSGPTRPVSLSWPRSPWSDFGFVLGLLRRMGCFFGCFRVKYDNQPHAHVVSDAVASKKRDALLSGNKLGSLFLSEERESSPCKGTGCHTLGSALLERDGEVRELRDEAKFLKACGTLLETPAEIRKALEKVKDSPTSDGDSQPSRLHSWLSSSSVKKLHWEEQPDQVSISPGKLREELGGELGSPEHEPSSCMSKGDMVEQNFIKEDSKVSGPDTEITNPVCTINNDKLSSVTPEPLTENIQSRNKSVRFECEYPSDGKCFKQSDVPGSHNGSNCSPYPTPLRLTDEMQTPGTIFPVSLENHANGKNARIRSQYVYPVLNPVENFSQWKVLTEEDGTYQQIGHQRESFEQSGHATPQRTSISLSSRSEMFHDGAATVGKDVKLDASLAQWLKPSLPKNDKNQNSGGGSLSIGKSPKMSDEDRPIIGMVAAHWSADEISHVSPKWWDGNGIPNSTNKYKEDQRVSWHATPFEERLEKALSEESNVYQRKHISGRPIIFEENEETDTAVSRLHTSAQPESVVSF
- the LOC122649477 gene encoding protein JASON isoform X2: MEEREDSGPTRPVSLSWPRSPWSDFGFVLGLLRRMGCFFGCFRVKYDNQPHAHVVSDAVASKKRDALLSGNKLGSLFLSEERESSPCKGTGCHTLGSALLERDGEVRELRDEAKFLKACGTLLETPAEIRKALEKVKDSPTSDGDSQPSRLHSWLSSSSVKKLHWEEQPDQVSISPGKLREELGGELGSPEHEPSSCMSKGDMVEQNFIKEDSKVSGPDTEITNPVCTINNDKLSSVTPEPLTENIQSRNKSVRFECEYPSDGKCFKQSDVPGSHNGSNCSPYPTPLRLTDEMQTPGTIFPVSLENHANGKNARIRSQYVYPVLNPVENFSQWKVLTEEDGTYQQIGHQRESFEQSGHATPQRTSISLSSRSEMFHDGAATVGKDVKLDASLAQWLKPSLPKNDKNQNSGGGSLSIGKSPKMSDEDRPIIGMVAAHWSADEISHVSPKWWDGNGIPNSTNKYKEDQRVSWHATPFEERLEKALSEESNVYQSISVGGLSFLKRMKRLTLLYLDYILQHNQNQ